The nucleotide window CGCCTGCTCCACCGCTCGGGCAGCGGCGATGTCGTTGCTACCCACAACGAGGGTATGCACTCGTTCGAAGATGGGGTCGCCGGGCTTGGGAGTCTCGGGCAAGTGCCCGTCCCGGCCGGCCATCAGGCGGCTGAGCACCGGCTGGGGGGCCTCATCCAGCAGGTCGTACCGCTCCAGGACGCGCCAGGCGTCCTCGAAGGTGGTGGTATCAGGGACCGTGGGACCGGAAGCGATAACGTCTAGTGGGTTCCCAACCACGTCCGACAGCAGCAGGGCAATCAGCCGCGCTGGCTGAGCCAGTCGGGCCAGCCCCCCGCCCTTGATACGCGAGAGGTGCTTACGAACGGCGTTCATCTCGTTGATGGTAGCACCGCTACGCAGGAGGAGCTCGGTCAGCGCCTGGATGTCGCCCAGCGAGATCCCCTCGGCGGGTAGGGTCATGAGGGCGGAGCCCCCGCCAGAGATGACGCAGATGACCAGGTCACGCTCAGTGAGGCCCTGGAGGGCGGCAGCCATTTGCTCGGCTCCCTCGACCCCGGCCTGATTCGGTGTAGGATGGCCAGCCTCGACGAAGCGGATGGGGCAGGCGCTGTGGCGGGACATCTCCTGAAACTCTTCGGGAGCGAGGGTGTAGCCTTCCTTGACGTTCACGATGCAAGAGGAGAGCCGGTCGCCTAGCACGGTTGCCACTGCCTTGGCCATGGGAGCGCCCGCCTTGCCGCCGCCCACCAACAGCACCCGGTCGGTCTGGCTCAGGTCGTAGGTTCGCCCGCCCACGTGCAAGGTGTCGTCCTGGCGATGCAAGCTGTTGAGGACAGCCTTCTCGGGGTCCACTGCCTCCAGGGCGGCGGTCATGATGCGACCGAGCGCCCGGTGGTGATCGGACGGTTGCCATTGCCAGCTTGGCATCAGCATGCACTCCTACGACGACGTCTAGGGCGAACGGCAATCTCAGGGCGCGCGCAACAAACGGCCTGGGACCGACGGTCCGCGTCAGGCCGGCGCACGCACCGTTCGCGCCGCCCCTCGCCGGGACGGCAGCG belongs to Anaerolineae bacterium and includes:
- a CDS encoding glycerate kinase, with the protein product MLMPSWQWQPSDHHRALGRIMTAALEAVDPEKAVLNSLHRQDDTLHVGGRTYDLSQTDRVLLVGGGKAGAPMAKAVATVLGDRLSSCIVNVKEGYTLAPEEFQEMSRHSACPIRFVEAGHPTPNQAGVEGAEQMAAALQGLTERDLVICVISGGGSALMTLPAEGISLGDIQALTELLLRSGATINEMNAVRKHLSRIKGGGLARLAQPARLIALLLSDVVGNPLDVIASGPTVPDTTTFEDAWRVLERYDLLDEAPQPVLSRLMAGRDGHLPETPKPGDPIFERVHTLVVGSNDIAAARAVEQAQEEGLNSLLLTTYIEGEAREVAKVAAALAKEMAVSDRPLCRPACLVAGGETTVTIRGQGKGGRNQELALAAALALEGWEGVLVASLATDGTDGPTDAAGGVVDGGTVARAREKGLDAAAYLRNNDSYHFLQATGELITTGPTNTNVNDLLFILAF